In Horticoccus luteus, the following proteins share a genomic window:
- the mnmG gene encoding tRNA uridine-5-carboxymethylaminomethyl(34) synthesis enzyme MnmG, protein MQVFDVIVCGAGHAGVEAALAAARMGASTLLLTGNLDTIAQMSCNPAIGGQAKGQIVREIDALGGEMAINTDVTGIQFRLLNESKGPAVQSPRAQCDKKAYQLRMKHTLELQPNLHLFQALVTGLIFKDGKVFGCRTNLELDFYGRSVVVTTGTFLRGLMHIGTNKNEGGRLGDFSAKTLSASFLEAGIELQRLKTGTPPRLLGRSLNFAAMQEQRGDLAPTLFAFHDTRDPEGLFHVEQSGEDRLGWTPGSAQISCWMTHTTEKTAELVRENLHLSAMYSGEIEGVGPRYCPSIEDKFVRFADKPRHLLFLEPEGRTTNEYYVNGLSTSLPFSVQQRMVNSVPGLERAEILRPAYAVEYDFAPPTQLLPSLESKKVENLFFAGQINGTSGYEEAAGQGLIAGVNAVNKVRGATPLILGRHEAYIGVLIDDLVTKGTLEPYRMFTSRAEHRLLFNHGSAELRLIHHAENHQLLPSTRLARIRSKQETIEAWVKRLEGEAGPQGRWGEMLRRGASLEELPAEFQSQSSAVRDEVLYRIRYQGYLAREARQVDKLSQVERVAIPSALSYRDIKGLRSEAALKLSEIKPITLGQASRVSGVNPADINVLMIAIEALRRRNSA, encoded by the coding sequence ATGCAAGTTTTTGATGTGATTGTTTGCGGAGCGGGGCATGCCGGGGTTGAAGCGGCGCTGGCGGCTGCACGGATGGGCGCCTCTACCCTACTTCTCACCGGAAATCTGGATACTATTGCGCAGATGAGCTGTAACCCGGCGATCGGCGGCCAGGCGAAAGGCCAGATCGTCCGGGAGATCGACGCGCTGGGCGGGGAAATGGCCATCAACACGGACGTGACAGGAATCCAGTTTCGCCTGCTCAACGAGTCCAAAGGCCCGGCGGTGCAATCCCCGCGCGCGCAATGCGACAAGAAGGCATATCAACTTCGAATGAAACACACGTTGGAGCTCCAGCCCAACTTGCATTTGTTCCAAGCCTTGGTGACTGGGCTCATTTTCAAAGATGGAAAAGTCTTCGGTTGTCGGACCAATTTGGAGCTCGATTTTTACGGACGGAGTGTGGTGGTCACGACCGGGACGTTCTTGCGCGGGTTGATGCATATTGGAACGAACAAGAATGAAGGGGGGCGCTTGGGCGACTTTAGCGCCAAGACGCTGTCCGCGAGCTTTCTGGAGGCCGGGATTGAGCTCCAACGCCTCAAAACCGGGACCCCGCCGCGCTTGTTGGGCCGCAGCTTGAATTTCGCCGCGATGCAAGAGCAGCGCGGCGATCTAGCGCCGACCCTGTTTGCATTTCACGACACCCGCGATCCCGAGGGATTGTTCCACGTGGAACAATCCGGCGAGGATCGGTTGGGATGGACGCCGGGATCAGCTCAAATCTCGTGCTGGATGACCCACACGACCGAGAAAACGGCCGAGCTGGTGCGCGAAAACCTCCATCTCTCGGCGATGTATAGCGGCGAGATCGAGGGCGTGGGTCCACGCTATTGCCCCAGCATCGAAGACAAATTCGTCCGCTTCGCCGATAAGCCCCGCCATTTGCTCTTCCTTGAGCCGGAGGGCCGCACCACCAACGAATACTACGTCAACGGGCTTTCGACCTCATTACCGTTTTCCGTTCAACAAAGGATGGTCAACAGCGTCCCCGGTTTGGAGCGCGCCGAGATTCTTCGGCCCGCTTACGCGGTGGAATACGATTTCGCTCCTCCCACCCAGCTTTTGCCGAGTCTGGAATCGAAGAAGGTCGAGAATCTCTTTTTTGCGGGACAAATCAACGGCACGTCGGGGTATGAGGAGGCGGCAGGGCAAGGTCTTATTGCGGGAGTCAATGCCGTGAACAAGGTCCGAGGCGCCACGCCGTTAATCCTTGGTCGCCATGAGGCTTACATTGGCGTCTTGATCGACGATCTCGTGACCAAAGGCACTCTTGAGCCCTATCGGATGTTCACCAGTCGGGCGGAGCATCGGTTGTTATTTAACCACGGGAGCGCCGAATTAAGGCTGATCCATCACGCCGAAAATCATCAGCTTCTCCCCTCGACACGACTGGCGCGTATACGGTCCAAGCAAGAAACCATTGAAGCCTGGGTGAAGCGCTTGGAAGGGGAGGCGGGCCCCCAAGGCCGATGGGGCGAAATGCTGCGGCGTGGAGCGTCCCTCGAGGAATTGCCGGCAGAGTTCCAAAGCCAGTCGTCGGCGGTGCGTGACGAAGTGCTCTATCGCATTCGCTATCAGGGGTATCTCGCCCGCGAAGCCCGCCAAGTGGATAAATTATCTCAAGTCGAACGAGTCGCTATCCCATCCGCGTTAAGCTATCGCGACATAAAGGGGTTACGCAGCGAGGCCGCGCTTAAGCTGTCTGAGATCAAGCCAATCACCCTCGGCCAAGCAAGTCGGGTAAGTGGTGTTAACCCAGCGGACATCAACGTGTTAATGATAGCCATCGAAGCATTGCGACGGAGGAATTCCGCTTGA
- the mnmE gene encoding tRNA uridine-5-carboxymethylaminomethyl(34) synthesis GTPase MnmE: MNPDRDTIAALATPVGTSAVAVVRASGPACRDLAAQLARQSVVPRRAVYCDYLGCGGALVDDVLLTYFQGPHSYTGEDSLEISCHGNPFIAQRIVEDLLARGCRSAQAGEFTQRAFLNGRLDLSQAEAVMDVIRARSERALNSAQRQLRGALGARMEAMIERLVSLLARVEAYIDFPEEDLPPEDRGWLEGEIERLGSETRQLRATSRYGDILRDGLKTVIVGRTNAGKSSLLNRLVGSERAIVSAEPGTTRDFIEECIVVGPHCLRLIDTAGFNTEATGVERLGIERTRKLAERADLVLRVIDITRWEDVAGDLAEYADEPATMIVVCNKADLATPLQRQGAVAAGACVVSAATGEGLDDLSGAIARFADGFKPRDNEDEIAINARHAEALARAQEGLAAAGDKLRSGVAVELVASDLREVLAAYGDIGGRIDNERVLDSLFASFCIGK, encoded by the coding sequence ATGAACCCGGATCGGGACACCATCGCCGCGTTGGCAACACCCGTCGGCACCTCGGCCGTAGCCGTCGTGCGCGCGAGTGGCCCGGCGTGCAGGGATTTGGCGGCGCAGCTCGCGCGGCAAAGCGTGGTTCCGCGTCGGGCGGTGTATTGCGACTATCTCGGGTGTGGCGGAGCGCTGGTGGACGATGTGTTGCTCACCTATTTCCAAGGCCCCCACTCCTACACGGGTGAGGATTCGCTGGAGATTTCGTGTCACGGCAACCCGTTCATCGCCCAACGCATCGTCGAAGATTTGCTGGCGCGTGGTTGTCGGAGTGCTCAAGCGGGCGAATTCACGCAACGTGCCTTTCTCAATGGCCGACTGGATCTGTCGCAGGCGGAGGCGGTGATGGATGTGATTCGGGCGCGAAGCGAGCGGGCGTTGAACTCGGCGCAACGTCAATTGCGCGGAGCGCTGGGGGCGCGGATGGAGGCAATGATCGAGCGGTTGGTTTCGTTATTGGCGCGCGTGGAGGCTTATATCGATTTTCCCGAGGAAGACTTGCCGCCCGAGGATCGCGGTTGGCTGGAGGGAGAAATAGAGCGCCTCGGGAGCGAGACGCGGCAATTGCGGGCGACAAGTCGCTATGGCGACATTCTCCGCGATGGATTGAAGACCGTGATTGTTGGACGCACGAACGCTGGTAAGAGCTCACTCCTCAATCGTTTAGTCGGAAGTGAGCGGGCGATTGTGAGCGCCGAACCCGGCACAACCCGCGATTTCATTGAGGAGTGCATCGTGGTGGGTCCGCATTGTTTACGACTGATTGATACGGCGGGCTTTAATACTGAGGCGACGGGAGTTGAAAGGCTGGGAATTGAGCGGACTAGGAAATTGGCGGAGCGAGCCGATTTGGTCCTTCGCGTGATCGATATCACCCGTTGGGAGGACGTCGCGGGCGATTTGGCGGAATATGCTGACGAGCCCGCCACAATGATAGTTGTTTGCAATAAAGCAGACCTGGCAACGCCTCTTCAGCGACAAGGTGCCGTTGCGGCAGGGGCTTGCGTGGTTTCGGCCGCCACCGGTGAGGGCCTCGACGATCTCTCGGGGGCCATTGCGCGCTTTGCCGATGGATTTAAGCCCCGTGACAACGAGGATGAAATCGCGATCAATGCGCGCCATGCCGAGGCTTTGGCGCGAGCGCAGGAAGGCCTCGCTGCGGCCGGAGATAAATTGCGCTCGGGCGTCGCGGTCGAACTCGTTGCCAGCGATCTGCGTGAAGTGCTCGCCGCCTACGGTGACATCGGAGGTCGCATCGACAACGAACGCGTGCTCGATAGCCTTTTCGCGTCGTTTTGCATAGGTAAGTAG
- the trmB gene encoding tRNA (guanine(46)-N(7))-methyltransferase TrmB, with amino-acid sequence MNPINTDASVGEAYRALVEKRQNVIKKELESALPDGGDFIWELGCGHGHFLTAYAQAHPDRVCIGVDIVGERVDRARRKRDRAKLANLHFFHAEAALFLQTLPLSATIAATFILFPDPWPKVRHHKHRIIQPAFLTAVAKRSLATARLYFRTDFVPYFEQAKEAISAHPAWSEDDGPWPFEFETVFQSRAESYRSLSARRAVGI; translated from the coding sequence TTGAACCCGATCAATACGGACGCGTCGGTGGGGGAGGCGTATCGGGCGTTGGTAGAAAAACGCCAAAATGTTATCAAAAAGGAACTTGAGTCGGCATTGCCGGATGGCGGCGATTTTATTTGGGAGCTCGGTTGCGGCCACGGGCATTTCCTCACCGCCTATGCGCAGGCCCATCCGGACCGGGTCTGCATTGGCGTGGATATCGTGGGAGAGCGGGTGGATCGCGCACGCCGGAAGCGGGATCGGGCGAAGCTCGCCAACCTCCACTTTTTTCACGCCGAGGCGGCGCTGTTTCTGCAAACGCTGCCTCTGAGCGCGACGATCGCCGCGACTTTTATTCTCTTCCCTGATCCTTGGCCGAAGGTCCGGCACCACAAACACCGTATTATCCAGCCCGCTTTCCTTACCGCGGTCGCGAAACGCAGCCTCGCCACCGCCCGGTTGTATTTCCGCACGGACTTTGTTCCCTACTTTGAACAGGCTAAGGAAGCGATTTCAGCCCATCCGGCATGGAGCGAAGACGACGGCCCGTGGCCGTTCGAATTTGAAACCGTTTTCCAAAGCAGGGCAGAGAGTTATCGCTCACTGAGCGCACGTCGTGCGGTGGGCATATAA